Within the Candidatus Acidiferrales bacterium genome, the region CGGCCGGACATGACGGTGATGCCTAAAATTCGAACAACCATTCACGCGGCTTATGTGCATTGAATGCTTTCGTGGAGAAATGTGAATTGATCCAGGCAATTCGACTTTCTGGCTTGGCCTGCCTGCGACACGCGCGAGGTCGTAGTCTTGGCGCGTCCCGCGAAGTTCAGATGAAGAGTTTCCAAAGAACTTTCCAAATGGATCCCGACTACATACAATAGCATGGCTGGACAGAGTTCAAGAGAGACCTCGTGGAAATAAAATCGGAAGCTGGGGAAATGAGAAGGGATCAAGCCAAGAGCGGCAGAAAAAAAGAGTAACGTTCACAGAGAGGGAAAGCTCAAACGGCTGCCTCACCCATTTAGGTGAAGCAGCCGTCTTGTATATGGCGTCGAGAGTGTTGCTTATGAAATTACCATTTTGGGATTTTTCTCCAGCAGCTTCTCAGTTGGGAAAGGTTTTGGCAGAAACTCTTTTATCCCGGCATCGATTATTTCAGCCATAGCTTCGGTCTCATTATAATTACTCCGACTAAGTGATAAATCCATTATAACGTGACCGCAAGGATATTTAAGGTCTGGGTTCTTTGAGAGGGGTTAGACCTTTTCTATTTGTTCATCAGTCCCCTATGAAGGATAATAATTAGTTATCCTCTATTAATTTGACAAATCTAGCAGTCTGCTGCAGAAAGTTAAAATGAGGCAGGAATTATCTTCTCTTTCTTTATAGACTTCTTTCTGCCTTTATTGTAATGATAATGACCACTTTCATCATTCAAGTCGATTTGAAGAAAAGGCTTAGCAACCAGTAAAGAATCTAGGTTCGCTTGCCCACCAAACATCCCCCGACCCCCGTTACTAAACCGCCGGAAGCGAGAGCCCCTGAAAGGTAAGGTTCACCCGTGATTCCTATGCCACAGCAATTCAAACTCAAAGCTTCAGCCATCATTCCAAATGTTGCTAATAACGCACCGGAGTCACGCCAAACCAAACTCTCACCGTTTTTATAATGAGTCAGCGTTTTACCAAATTGAGCAGCAAATAAAATGATTGTAGCCTCTTGCAATTCAATCATATTGCCAATCTTTTCAATCAGTTTTTCTGCAGGATGTGGGTTGGGGAAATGAATAAGATTCAGGGAGTGTGCAATTGGATCATAAAGCTCGAAAGTTCTTTGATTATTTCCATGGTCATAGATCAATACGTCAATCGGGTGCCTACCGCCAGCTGATGGCGTAGGTCTATGTTGCCACATATATCCATTTTGCAGAGTCAGAGTAGATCTAGTCTTTAAAGTATACCAAAGAAGAGCCGACAAATCCTCAATTGGAATTCGTCTAAATTCTCTTCTTGTTCTTCTAGATTCAGCGACTGCAAAAAATGAAACCGAGTTTTTGGTGTCCGGTTTAATGAGATAACAAGTTCTTTCAATATTGTAGTGAAACACTTTGAACCTCGTGTCCGATGCTTTGACGGAAGGGCTCTTCAGTTTAATAAATCTCATACCCCAGTTTCTTCATGACGAATTGATGTTTGAAGCAGCCACGACAATTTCCACAGGCATAATCAGATACATGACAGGAATGTGTCCAAGCTAAGACGTCAAAGGTAATCTTGGACTTTTGTACAAGCTCTACTGAATCTAGAGCAATTGCGGGAGACTCAATTTTTATTTTCCCCTCTTGCATTTTCATTAGTTGATTGACTCTTCGGAAGAATTGTCTTCTCCCATCTACATGGACTCCATCCCTCTTAACTGATCCGATCATTAGAAGATTAATGTTAAGGGCGATGGCTCGCATGCCAGCAAGAGTTATTAATAACTGGTTTCGGTAGGGCCACCATTCTGGAACTGGAGCAACTCGGTTGGGTGATCGACCAGCCATGTCTCCTGAACCTAACGTATGGCAATCGACCTGTATGATCTCATGTTTGATTTTCAGAATTCGAGCGATTTTGGTAGCTGCCCGAATTTCGCCCTGTGCCGGTAATTGCCCATAGTCCACTGTGATTGCCACGTCAGGATGTTTCCAGAAGGCCAGACTCGTTGAATCGATTCCTCCAGAAAGAAGTACTCCTGTTCTCATGACTCGACGGCGAACCAGAAGGTTTTATAAATACCTGTGACAAAATCGTCCGTAATCAGGCACTTTGTTCCTTGGGGCATTTTCAGGTTTTCTTCTTTCTCATTCTGAACAAATATCACTACCGGAATACCCTTTGCTCTTGCATAGCCTATCTCGAACATTGTGCCAGCATCGAGCCCTTCAGCGATAGTAAAAACGATATCGCTTTTGTTTATTGCTTTGATATCTAAAGGAACTACGTCAACGGCTGCGCCGATACCAACATCGTGAAAAGGAGAGAAAACTTGGAATCCGAGACTTTCCAAATAGATTCTAGCTTCGTTCATCAACCAACGTTGAGCCATTGTGAAAAATGGTCCGGCAAGATAGACTTTCTTCCCAAGTGTTTGTTTACCCAATTTTTTCTTCCCAATGTTTAAAGGTTCAAAACGAAAGTTCGAACTGAAATTAGAGGGAATAGGTAAACTTTGTGAATTACAATAAATTGCGGTTGCCTGGGAAGCTAGGTAACTGGCTTTTACTGGGTTAATTTCTTTCTCTGTCCAGTAATGAGCAAAGACCGCTGCAAAAACGTCTCCTGAACCAATAGGCCAGACAAAGTCAGTTTTAAATGGTGGGATCGAGCTTACGACTCCCCTTTTTGTGAAGACCATGGCTCCAAATGGGCCTCGCTTGATGATAACCACTTCTGCGTTTTGCTTTGATATGAGTGTTCGGGCAATCTTCACCGCATCAGTCTCACCTGTTAGCTTGGAGCCTTCATGCAAATTTGCAACAATTGCAAGGTGTTTTGCTGTCGAACCATTCCCTCTGAATTCTTTCGGCGATTGTATTGACTGCGGGTCATAGACCACCCTTTCTCCGTTCACGATCGCTTCCTGTTCCATGAAACCAAAACGGAGAATGTTTTTTGCTTCAATTCTATGAGGTTCGAGTTTGTCTGTTGGGCCAATACCTCGATCTATTTCGGGCTCAGAAAGTCCGTGCCGATAGCTGAAGGAGACAGTTCTTAGAATCCCTTTACTAAGGACATCAAAGCCGAAGGTGTTCGCGGTAACTTCAAGAGAACGTTTGTCCTGCTTCGAAATATATGTATGAAGCACAATCTCTTTGGACAATCTAGAGAGAGCGGCAGCCGCACGTAGCCCAGAACCGTATAGTTGGGACCACTGAGGTTCAGAGCAATATTCCAAATAGGTTCCGCCCGCAATCTCTAGCATTTTAGCTCTTCGGCCTGATTTGTATCCTGCAGGCCCCTCCAGAAACTTTTTGTACTACCGCCACATACTCAAATCCATCATTAATACAATCTATGATTTTAGAGAGTAGGCTTGACGTGATTGAGCCAGCTGCTTCAGCACCACGCATGGCGTAAAGCGCCACCGCTTTTCCGGTTTTTTGAAGATGCAGTTCCAAAACATCACCCACACGTAATTTCTCAACAACTTTTGGATTTGGAGAATTTAGGACAGTTTCTTCAATTAGACTAGCACAATTAGTTTCTCCACCCCTCGATGACGGGGGACCGCTGGGTTGTCCTGACATGTTTTTCCCTTTCAATCTTTAGTAGAAGAGATGATAAACAATATAGAAAACTAAAACACCACATGACTGATTAATCGCATTTGAGACCATATGATAGTGTCTAGGATAGATGCCCTCACACCAATGGAACGAGCAAAATTCAAGAACCTATCCTCCATTGCAAAATAGTCTTTTGGTATCAGCTGGGAAGGCCGAAAAAGGCCGATATGAATACCTGCTCTATGAATATGAATATCCAGAATTGCAACTTCATCGCTCGCGCACCAATTTCTAGTTATCCATGATGCGGTCTTTGGACCAATGCCCCTAAATTTCATTAGCCAACTTCTTAAGTTTTTCGACTTATTTTTCGGTGGAGGTTCTTTGTCGATGGCATGCAGAAATTCATAAAGGTACTTACTCTTCTGTCTTTGAAAGCGGTAATGAAGCCGATGTCCGCGAATCTGGAATGGGCTCCCGAGGGCTTCGAGGATCTGTTCTTGAGATGGTGGATCGCCGATCAAATATCCAAGATTGCGAATTCTAGAAAACGCAGCCAAGCCTATTTCTGCTGGTATGCCATACCCACCGAGTAGGCATGCTGCTACTTCTTCTTTGAAAGTTCCTCCGATTCTAAACCTTCTTTCTGAGAATCCGTCTTCATAGAGCCATGCTTGACCTACCCAGTAGGCCGGTGTGAAGACTTCATCAAATCTACCCCACCTTACTCCATCCATAACGAGTTC harbors:
- a CDS encoding nitroreductase family protein — its product is MFHYNIERTCYLIKPDTKNSVSFFAVAESRRTRREFRRIPIEDLSALLWYTLKTRSTLTLQNGYMWQHRPTPSAGGRHPIDVLIYDHGNNQRTFELYDPIAHSLNLIHFPNPHPAEKLIEKIGNMIELQEATIILFAAQFGKTLTHYKNGESLVWRDSGALLATFGMMAEALSLNCCGIGITGEPYLSGALASGGLVTGVGGCLVGKRT
- a CDS encoding 7-cyano-7-deazaguanine synthase, giving the protein MRTGVLLSGGIDSTSLAFWKHPDVAITVDYGQLPAQGEIRAATKIARILKIKHEIIQVDCHTLGSGDMAGRSPNRVAPVPEWWPYRNQLLITLAGMRAIALNINLLMIGSVKRDGVHVDGRRQFFRRVNQLMKMQEGKIKIESPAIALDSVELVQKSKITFDVLAWTHSCHVSDYACGNCRGCFKHQFVMKKLGYEIY
- a CDS encoding PfkB family carbohydrate kinase, with amino-acid sequence MLEIAGGTYLEYCSEPQWSQLYGSGLRAAAALSRLSKEIVLHTYISKQDKRSLEVTANTFGFDVLSKGILRTVSFSYRHGLSEPEIDRGIGPTDKLEPHRIEAKNILRFGFMEQEAIVNGERVVYDPQSIQSPKEFRGNGSTAKHLAIVANLHEGSKLTGETDAVKIARTLISKQNAEVVIIKRGPFGAMVFTKRGVVSSIPPFKTDFVWPIGSGDVFAAVFAHYWTEKEINPVKASYLASQATAIYCNSQSLPIPSNFSSNFRFEPLNIGKKKLGKQTLGKKVYLAGPFFTMAQRWLMNEARIYLESLGFQVFSPFHDVGIGAAVDVVPLDIKAINKSDIVFTIAEGLDAGTMFEIGYARAKGIPVVIFVQNEKEENLKMPQGTKCLITDDFVTGIYKTFWFAVES